In Vicingus serpentipes, the DNA window ACGAAGTTGCAGTACAAGGCAATTTAGACCCCACTGCCCTATTTGCCGATTGGAGTATTATTGAACGTAAAACCAAAAAAATATTAGATTCTGTAAAAGGAAAACCAGGACACATTTTTAATTTAGGACACGGTATTTTACCGGGAACACCAGTTGAAAACGTGAAACAGCTTTGCAAATTTGTACATGAGTATACAAGGAAATAAGTTTATATGTTATCATCACTCATTTCTAAAAACATCAATATTACTGAAAAAGATGTAAAAGCAGTAATTACTTTATTAGAAGGTGGGGCTACTGTTCCTTTTATTGCACGTTACCGTAAAGACATGACGGGCGGAATGGAAGACATTAATGTGTTTGAAGTTCAGAAGCAACTCGCTAAGTTTAAAGAGCTCGAAAAAAGGAAAACACACATTTGTTCGGTGATTGATGAGCAAGGAAAATTAACATCAGAACTCAAAGCAAAAATTGACGATTGTTGGGACGAAAAAGTATTGGAAGACATTTACCTACCCTACAAGCCTAAACGCCAAACCAAAGCAGAAGTTGCTCGTCAAAATGGACTAGAAGGTTTGGCTGGCATCATCATCAAACAAGAACAGCAACATTTAGGTAATGTTATAAATCGTTTTATAAAAGGCAACATTAAAACCGAAGAAGAAGCTTTGGAAGGTGCAAAAGACATTATTGCTGAATGGATCAGCGAACGCCAAAATACCAGAGATAGAATTAGAAGAACATTTTTCTACGACGGAGAATTGTTCTCCAAACTCAAAAAAGGAAAAGAACGAGAAGCTGAAAAATATGAATTGTATTTTGACTTCTCTCAAAAAGCAACTCAAGCACCTTCTCACCGTGTTTTAGCCATATTAAGAGGAACTGAAGAAGGTTTTTTAACTTCAGGAATTAAAGTAGAGAAAGACAAAATTTTGGAGATGATGAACCAATATTTTGTAAAAGGAAATGGTGAAGCTTCTGATATTGTAGCACAAGCTGTTAAAGAGGCTTATCAGCGTTTACTAAAACCCACCATAGAAAACGAATTACTTAAAGAAATTAAGTTAAAAGCCGATCAAGAAGCGATTAAAGTTTTTGCAAAAAACATTCGCCAATTGTTGATGGTTCCTCCTTTAGGTGATAAAAATATTTTAGCGATAGATCCAGGTTTTAAAACAGGCTGCAAAGTAGTTTGTATTGATAAACAAGGCAACTTAAAACACAATGAGACAATCTTTCCGCATCCACCACAAAATAAATTTACTGCCGCAGTCAGTAAAATTGGAAGTTTAGTAAATGCTTATAAAATTGAGGCCATCGCAATTGGAAATGGAACTGCTGGAAGAGAAACTGAAAACTTGATTAAAAAAGTACACTTTGACAAACCAGTTGAAGTGTTTATGGTAAACGAAAATGGTGCTTCTATTTATTCAGCTTCACCAATTGGCAGGGAAGAGTTTCCTGATTATGATGTAACCGTTAGAGGCTCAGTAAGTATTGGAAGACGTTTGATGGATCCTTTAGCAGAATTGGTAAAAATAGACCCAAAATCAGTTGGAGTTGGTCAGTACCAGCACGATGTTGACCAAAATTTATTAAAAACTGAACTCGACTACGTAGTTGAATCATGCGTAAACCAAGTGGGAGTTAATGTAAATACTGCTAGCAAATATTTATTGCAATATGTTGCAGGTGTTGGTCCTGTTTTGGCTCAAAATATTATTAATTATAGAACGGAAAATGGACCTTTCACTTCTCGAGAAGAAATTAAAAAAGTTCCAAGAATGGGAGCAAAAGT includes these proteins:
- a CDS encoding Tex family protein, with product MLSSLISKNINITEKDVKAVITLLEGGATVPFIARYRKDMTGGMEDINVFEVQKQLAKFKELEKRKTHICSVIDEQGKLTSELKAKIDDCWDEKVLEDIYLPYKPKRQTKAEVARQNGLEGLAGIIIKQEQQHLGNVINRFIKGNIKTEEEALEGAKDIIAEWISERQNTRDRIRRTFFYDGELFSKLKKGKEREAEKYELYFDFSQKATQAPSHRVLAILRGTEEGFLTSGIKVEKDKILEMMNQYFVKGNGEASDIVAQAVKEAYQRLLKPTIENELLKEIKLKADQEAIKVFAKNIRQLLMVPPLGDKNILAIDPGFKTGCKVVCIDKQGNLKHNETIFPHPPQNKFTAAVSKIGSLVNAYKIEAIAIGNGTAGRETENLIKKVHFDKPVEVFMVNENGASIYSASPIGREEFPDYDVTVRGSVSIGRRLMDPLAELVKIDPKSVGVGQYQHDVDQNLLKTELDYVVESCVNQVGVNVNTASKYLLQYVAGVGPVLAQNIINYRTENGPFTSREEIKKVPRMGAKVFEQCAGFLRVKGDNVLDNTSVHPEQYKTVAAIAKSFNKKIEDLIEDETLVNTQLDEKLVAQVGKLSLQDILKELAKPGFDPRKKIKKFNFDESLKSISDVKEGMILPGLVTNLTNFGAFVDIGIKENGLVHISHITDRFISSPMEELDLNDFVRVKVIAVDIAKKRIGLSIKDAKS